Proteins encoded by one window of Conger conger chromosome 1, fConCon1.1, whole genome shotgun sequence:
- the LOC133134887 gene encoding uncharacterized protein LOC133134887 — MEERLISAVSVHPELYNSTLSSYKDLDKKAAAWRAVSLQVELPEEDCRKKWKSLRDGFIKDKRSEERRLASGGIHRCWKYSQHMAFLTPFIQSRTSTSSSAADDLCDGRDWEGEGEVNSHSASMLHGREAELSDTDTPAGFPHAGSPALKRTRWQGDGLEGTEDELFLMSLLPHLKRLPYEKKCAVKLKFHQLLYEAEFHKVE, encoded by the exons ATGGAGGAAAGGTTAATATCAGCGGTTTCGGTTCATCCAGAGTTGTACAACTCGACTTTAAGTTCATACAAGGACTTAGACAAGAAAGCGGCTGCGTGGAGGGCTGTGAGCCTCCAAGTGGAATTACCGG AGGAGGACTGCCGCAAGAAATGGAAGAGCCTGAGGGACGGCTTCATCAAAGACAAGCGGTCCGAAGAGAGGCGGCTGGCGTCGGGCGGCATCCACCGCTGCTGGAAGTACAGCCAGCACATGGCTTTCCTCACGCCCTTCATACAGTCGCGCACGTCCACCTCCAGCTCGGCCGCCGACGACCTGTGCGACGGGCGGGACTGGGAGGGTGAGGGCGAGGTCAACAGCCACTCAGCATCCATGCTGCACGGCAGGGAGGCGGAGCTGAGCGACACGGACACGCCCGCCGGCTTCCCCCACGCCGGCTCGCCTGCGCTCAAACGGACCCGGTGGCAAGGCGATGGGCTGGAGGGCACGGAGGACGAGCTGTTCCTCATGAGCCTCCTGCCGCACCTGAAGAGGCTGCCCTACGAGAAGAAGTGCGCCGTCAAACTCAAATTTCACCAGCTCCTGTACGAGGCGGAGTTTCATAAAGTCGAATGA